CAAGCGATGAAGAAAAAGCATCACGGATCATATCGTGATGCTTTAAATCTTATGGAGCGAGCGTTAAATGAAAGTAAAGAACGCGAATATGTGAGTGAATATGCGTATATTCTCACGCTACTCGGTGAATACGATAGAGCAGAACAGTTTATAATGACAGAGTTTGCAGCGTCAAATTTTGATACGACATATTACTATGAATTATCTGAGATGAATGTGTTAATCGAAGATGCAAATAAAGGACTGTTATTTGGTATATTGTATGCGGAACTTCATAAAGATGATGATTATTACGACGATTTAATGGAAATGTTTACCGTTGAAGACTATAGTTACGATGAACTCCTAAAGGAAGCGAAAGAATTCGTTGGTCAATATATATTCCAGTCGTACTTTATGAGTGGTCAAATTGAAACATCACTCGATTATTTAGATGATATCGACTTTGACTTATCAAATAAACGTGAATTTAGAAATTTACGTGGGATGGCGTTACTCTTTTTAAATCGATTCGAAGAAGCAGAAGCGATTTTAACAGAGCTATTAAAAGAAGACCAAACAGATATGCATGCGTTAAGTCATTTAACGTTGCTTTATTTTTATACGAATCGTCACGACTTATATGTAAAGTTTTTACGTCATTTAGAAGTCGTCGAACCACTCGACGAAGACGACCGTTTAAAAGTCGGCCTCGTTTTAAACTTTTTAAAAAAGCATAAAGAAGCGTATCAATTACTTTATCCATTATATAAAAAGAAGTATATGGTCAATTTCCAGTTATTACACGCACTCAGTCAAGCCGCGTATAAAATTGGCGAAGTCGAAGAAGCAGAAATGTTTTGGAAAGAGATGCAGCTCTATCACCCACTCGATGAAATTCACAGTCCATGGCAAAAAGAACAAGCGGCTGAAACGTTAAATAAAATTATCGACGAGTATTTACAAAGTGATGATCCACATAAGCGCATACTCGGCTTGTTCCGTACGAGTATTATTCGACCTGAAGATGTCATATTAGGGTCACCCGTATGGGATTTAATTGAACAGTTTGGAAACTTTGAAAAGATGTACACGGCGTATATATTTAACAATTTTAAGTTTAAAAAGTTTGATATATTACATGAAGGACTTGAAGTGTTATCGATTGATTATCTCGATAGAGATGACATTTTACTTGGCTGGATTGACGCGATTACACATATCGACATTAGCGAGTTAAAAGAATCTGGGAAAACATATGCGTTAGCTTTTTTATATGTGTATTATAACGACGGTTTTACAGTAGAAACATTGTCAGAAAAGTATCAGGTTTATCCGCATAAATTAAAAAAAGCAATTGAAGATATTAAGCAGAATGAGTGACACACCCGGCTCATTTTAGATATAATATGAAAAGTATGTTACGAGTAAAGGAGAGTCATTATGTCAGAAGTAAAAGAGTATGATGTCGCGATTTTAGGGGCAGGTCCTGCGGGGATGACTGCTGCAGTATACGCTTCACGTGCAGAGTTAAAAACAGTAATGATCGAACGAGGTATGCCTGGTGGGCAAGTAGCAAGTACTGAAGACGTTGAAAACTTCCCAGGATTTTCTTTAATAACAGGCCCTGAATTATCATCAAAAATGTTTGAGCACTCAACGAAGTTTGGTGCAGAATATAAATATGGTGATGTTAAAT
Above is a genomic segment from Nosocomiicoccus massiliensis containing:
- a CDS encoding tetratricopeptide repeat protein encodes the protein MKSKIISLRNDGRVYYRQAMKKKHHGSYRDALNLMERALNESKEREYVSEYAYILTLLGEYDRAEQFIMTEFAASNFDTTYYYELSEMNVLIEDANKGLLFGILYAELHKDDDYYDDLMEMFTVEDYSYDELLKEAKEFVGQYIFQSYFMSGQIETSLDYLDDIDFDLSNKREFRNLRGMALLFLNRFEEAEAILTELLKEDQTDMHALSHLTLLYFYTNRHDLYVKFLRHLEVVEPLDEDDRLKVGLVLNFLKKHKEAYQLLYPLYKKKYMVNFQLLHALSQAAYKIGEVEEAEMFWKEMQLYHPLDEIHSPWQKEQAAETLNKIIDEYLQSDDPHKRILGLFRTSIIRPEDVILGSPVWDLIEQFGNFEKMYTAYIFNNFKFKKFDILHEGLEVLSIDYLDRDDILLGWIDAITHIDISELKESGKTYALAFLYVYYNDGFTVETLSEKYQVYPHKLKKAIEDIKQNE